The stretch of DNA AAATCATAAATATAGAAAGTAGAAAGTGGTTGTCAGGGGTTAAGGAAGGGGGAATGGGGAGATATTGTTTAATGGGTaagattttcaattttataagatgaaaagagttatgaaggtagatggtggtgatggttgtgaatgtatttaatgccaccaatctatatatttaaaattattaatatggtaaattttatgttatgtgtatttcaccacaataaaaaatgaagaaaaaggcaATTTATTTTTTGGGTAATTTATGACTACTCAGACAAAGCACAGAAATCTGTAAAGATTAATTATATCCAtagtatttttatgtaaaaatataatttattattttctttttgagttttttGTTCTTAAATTAACATAAACACAATGTCAGAGCTCTGAATatcaaagaaatagaatttcTGTTATGAACATTTTCTTTGAGCCATGGATTACTTTCTAGAACCCATCACTGCCATAAAAGTGTTCTAGTTCCAAGTTCTTCCAATTATTATATCTGTAGCTTTGGACAACATATTTGTTTTTGAAtactttatttccatatttttatgtACTATATGTGATGATGACTTTAAATGTTAATTGTTAAGATTAAATATTATGATAATACTTCATGAAATGGTTAACCTTATATGTATAATGAGGAATTCCTAACATTGTGAGTTTTTTATATCTTCTACATCTAGGGTATATTAAAGGTCAGGGCTTATCTTAGATGAATTTTCAATATCATCACCCAAATGTTACTCAGGAATCTCCATCTTAATTCAAAACTATGACATCACCCCAcacctccttcccccttctcatTCTTCTCTAATTCCCAATTTGCTTAATGGCACCATTATCTTCCCATGTTGGAAAGTTGAAAAATATAGTAAACTTCACAGTAAACTTCCTCTTACATCAAACAATCCAGTAATTCCAACTGTTTTGTTATCATAGCTCTCAAATATGTTCTCTCCTATCTATTCTTACTACTTACAGGTTTATTTCAAGTCCTTTTGAATTAGAGTCTGGACTACCATGCAGGTGTGCTTTATTATCACTCCCTTACACCTTCTCCTTAAATCCATCTTCCATACCACCATCAGCGTTATTCCTCTAAATTATATCATATTGCCACATACTTAAATCTTTTAAGGGTTACCTATCTATCACCTTTGGAGTGAAATGTAGATTTCCTACTGTGACAAATTTCCTGATTATTTTTCCAATCTCATTTCTCATCAGTCCCTGATCACACCATGGACTATAATGCACACTAAGTATGGGCAGTTCCCCAAATGTGCTATGATCTTTTTCAGCTGACCTGAAGAACAGAAACTTGGGAATGGAAGGATCAATATTGTTTACAGAAGTGTGAAGCTTTGTGGATAAGGTAGGTCTTGAATTGAGGATATGTACCCAAAATAATATGGGGCCTGTATATACAAGAAAAACTATAGGGAAAAAGTGAGGAGACTCCTCTGGTTGGAACAGACAGTTGGATTTAAGTAACAAAAAAGAGGCATACAGAGAGAGTGGTGATAAATTGATAAAGGACATACATTATCAGTTTTCCTAGGTTAACAAGGTTGAATGGGAAAATAGCAAGTTATGCAAACAATGAACAATACTGATGAGTCTcaactattttaattttgtttaccaCACTCATAAAACtataacaataataaacaacagtaacaataaaatattGATTGATTGTGGGTGGTATAAAACCTAGGGTGGTCATTACAGTATTAAAAGCATCTATCACAAGATTTGTCAAACGTTAAGAccatcttctggagaaggaaacttaCATAATAGATGGAAAGAATTTCTGGTTGAAAAATCTAACTGCACTTTTGAGTCATTAACAATACAAAATATTTGTATAGGATTTCTAGAAAGGACCATTTCCTAATTCTAGAGTCTGGCAGAAGCAAAGAAGATGAATGGGGTAATTGtcacaatatattttaaagcaacacTTAATGTAATGGGAAGGGGGATGTGAGAAAGAACATATAATAAATACTGCTCATGGGACTCTAAGTTTTGAAGTTATTTGCTCATATCCTCAAAATCTTCTTTGCTGTGTCTTTATCTTTTCCATCtcaatgtattcttttcattaaTCAAGGGTGGAGGTTTTCTCTGCTACCTGTCTGGAGGTTGACCTGAAACAAACCTGAAACAATAgggtaaaaaacaaacacaaaaaacttGGGAGTTAAAAGtggtaatgaaagaaaaaacatttttatcttcaGACTACTTTaagtaattatttaaagaaaatattgggTATCATGAGCCTTGAAAGCTTCAAACCCATGCCCAAGAAACTACTGTGATGACTTTACAATTATAGATATAATATTATatcttaaaatactaaaatagaaCCACATTAATGCTCATTTTGTAACCTAGATGTCTGCTAATATTAGGTTAACACAATATTTACTATACTTGATACTTTTAattacatattattaaaatataaacataattaactctaaatgtttaattttagactctgattctttttcatttagtaGCTATATGATCATAAAAATTACTTCAGTACATAatgtctcattttcctcatctgtaatatagGGATAATAGGGAAAATTATGTAACATCATAGGCCTGTTAGGATAAAATAAGCTAATACATATGAAACTCAAGAATGCATTTCAGATAGTGCTATTAAATGTTGGTTATTAAATAGCTGTCTGAAGGTTTACCttagattttatgtatttttcaatttcaaaattgATGTTCTTCCAATATTTTATGTCATATAATAttgtttattggagaaggcaatggcaccccactccagtactcttgcctggaaagtcctatggacggaggggcctggtgggctgcagtccatggggtcgctaggagtcagacacgactgagtgacttcactttattttttcactttcatgcattggagaatcccagtgatgggggagcctggtgggctgccgtctatggggccacacagagtcggacacgactgaagcaacttagcacaataTTGTTTATAAACTATATTCAAGAGTAGTACGAAGTCATGAAAATAATCATACTGAGAATTGGATTTTTTCTGAACTTTTGCTTAAAATTTTCACAATTAACAAATCTTAGTCAACTTTTTTTCAGATTCAGAATATTGTGAAAGTATTTAGAAATGATCTTTTAAAGGCCTAGAGCAATCCTTTGCTTGTCTGATTATCTACAATTATGCAGTTAGGTTGAATGAAATGTGCTTCTTGGCTGTGACCCATAGACATTGGCAGTATAGCATTtatgagatgaaataaaataatgctagTGCTGGTTTCTTCTGTTGTTTACACTTCACTTATTACTTGACTAACCATATTTTATTCAGGATCTACCAAAATAGCAGGCATGAATAAATATAGATTGTTcccaatttataaataaaagttgtATTCTAGAAATTCATTTGTAATTTAATCATTTGtaatacaattattttcttattaaagtCACTGTAAAAACTCAGATGGTAATGGCCCCTAAAGTAACACAAAAGCAGAGGAAGTTAtatgtggggggtgtgtgtgtgtatagacttTCTGTGAGACATGGGTAAAAAGGAGGTGATTGGGGATATGTTTGGAGGTCAAGCTTCCAGAGTCAGCAGCTATGCAGTAGAGTTGGCTCAGAACAGCTTTATACAATAGTTATTTTCTGTGTGGAGTAAGGAGGTCAGGGAGATACAGCGacctcagaaaaggaaaaacataagctAGCAGTAAATAAGTGAGTATCTGTTAAAATAGTGTGCTTATATTTTTGGTAGTTATAACTTTGAAGTCTGCAATTGTGTTGTGTATGTGATGAGATAAGGGAAGATCAGGAATACAAAGATAAGTATTTCTTTTACAAATGAACCTAGATTAGCCAAAACATATTGGGATTCAGCAATgtgataaaaacaaagtaaagatTACTGGATCATGCTTATTATTCCACAATATCACTCTTTCTCCATATAACATTATTTCCTTTGCCTTCTCCTCCAATATACTGCTTACTGCTGCCTTCTTATCCCCACTCTTCATTTTATTGAGGAACTGTACTACACTGGATAAATTTTTATCCTTTAAACATCCACTTTATCTTTAGAAGTAAATTTATTGACTTGATTCATGAGAGATTTCATACTCTGCTTGTTTaatcatttaacatttattgtctTTGACATCCAAACTCAGGCTTTAAAACTTTGGAAACTTTAGTCTATTACTTGTCCCTCTAAgtagaaaatgtaataaatttaGACACAGCTGCCTTAGTTTTTTCAAACTGGAACACATGGCAGATTATACAGATTCTACAGTTGTCGAATGCACACTTGTATCACTGCAGCAAAcattttttgaatttaaaattctaGTGAAATCTTTTTGAGAATAAAATGCCTCTTTAGTCAATTATTTAAGATATATGATGCTCAATAACATACTGTCTTTAAGTTCTCCCAGTTTAGTCCCTACCAATATTTGGACTCACGTTGATGTGGTCTGGCTTTCTCTATGTGTCTAGATATAGTACATCATTTATCCCATTGTTATATTCGAGGGGACTGGACCAAAGAACTCGATCCATtagggaaaaatatatattctgaaatTCCTACAAAAAGAAGGTTATTGGCAAATTTTCTGCAACAGGGGCAGTAACAAAGTGCTCTTTACTTTGAGCTTGGGGCAACTGGTTTTCCTTTGGATTGCTCACCAGAATCACTGTAGGTTTTATGGCTGGCTCAGAAAACTACACAATAGTGCAGATAAAGGAAAGAGGCTGGATTCAATCTGAAACCTTGATCTTTAGCTGACTAACGATCATTTTCTCCCAAATTATTCAGAGAGCAGCAGGTCACATTGTCAGCAGAAGGAACATTGTTGATTTGTTCAATATTATTTTGTTATACTCAATTTGAGATCTTTTACTGATTCATCCCAAAGGGAGTTGACTCTATCACAATTAAACACTTTGATGACCCTATACTATCTGCTAAGGAATCCAGCAATAAGATACTATGGAAGCACTTTAGTATTATGAAGAAATATTATCAAATTGATGTATAAGAGAGTGACTTTATGAAAAAGTTTGGTGCACAGCTGGCCTCATTAAAGTAGCTTAACAAATTAACAGACCTTGATTAAGTTGGCAGTATCTTTGGGTAGGAGATGATTTTGCTGTATCTTAGACTGAAAATCCCCAGAAAACATGTCTTCCACTGTAACAAAACACAACAAATTCCTAAAAAGCTAGGAATGGAAAAATAGTTtatttgtatgtaaatatatttaattaagaaGCTATTAGGCAAGACATTGCTTTGATTATTTGGAATATGTAGGTACTATATTTATCTGCCTAAAGGATTGGCTtaactaaaatttatttcaataaatattaagcagATTAATTAAACTTATTCATGTAAATTCCTGGCTatataaataggaaggaaataatatattAAGTAGACCATTTTGAATTGAAAGTAGGAAAATTTTGGCCACTTTGAAGACATACTGCAAATTAAGCCTTTCTTGAACAAAGACTTCTTCAAATACTTATAAACAAAAGCATTTTTGTGGttaatttttgaagtatttaCTAATTCAAGAGAATTTTGGTGCAAAAAGCATAACGTATTTGATTGATATTTTCAGACACCTGCTGCTAGGAAGGTCTGAATAACTCCATATTCACACAACTCTCATTATAATAGACTGTACTatgtgaagatttttttcttcagtgtcaCTACTAACTCATATTCgtactttaaaaaatctaccaCAAATTAGAAGTGTCACTGCTTTGAATGACCTTAATGCAACTCTTCTCCTGTACATTTGGACCTGTCAAGGACTTAAGTTAATTAAATCCTTGagcaaattttattaataaatcaaaGCTATTTTCACAGTTTGAAAAAGGTAGGCTACTAATATTACCTTTTGTATGGAATCAAATTGTTTATGCAGAATTGTAACTAGATAACTTATTAAATGACTGTAGACTCTGAGTAACATAGTTCTAATACCATTATCCATGGAAGTCAATGATAAACTTCACAAAAAGACAGATTTCACGAGTTACAATTTTGCTTGTTTCTGAAAAGTGCAAACCAGAATAATAGtccacacatacatatttacaacTATTTTAATACATTGGTGACATGTTGTGATCTAAGCATCCAAAATGTTTATAACCATTCTGGAAACTCAGTAAGATGCTATTTTATTTGTCTTCATATAGTTTCTACCTTCAAACATCCACTTGTTTTCCTGTTAAGAAAAGTAACTTCAAGTGACATGTGATCTAAGCATCCAAAATGTTTCTAACCATTCTGGAAACTCAGCAAGATGCTATTTTATTTGTCTTCATATAGTTTCTACCTTCAAACATCCACTTGTTTTCCCGTTAAGAAAACTAACTTCAAGTGCTTTAAAGGGCACTATTTTTTCACTTAGTCTGTATGTTTTTAAAGCATTCTGTGCTATTTACTTATTAAAAGCTTAATGACTGAATGAAGATAGTATGAATGGATTGACTATATGTTCTGATGCTGAGCTGGCTGTTTGGTTCACTTATAATtggtaaataaattattcatttaaagtgagcttctttcacttaaattGTTTGAGTGGGGAAAGCACTTTTGTTATCCCCATTATAATTGTTTGTGAGGTAAGTATGGACAAGGATGTAACAAACCAGGGATATATGAAAATATCAAAGCTCTAAGGAAAGAGAATCAcgtattttttccagaaaaatactTTGTTAGTGAAGGCATGCAAAATACATAGTTTCTTAAGCTACTGATGAATGTATTGTGAAGTCCGTTTATCTTCAATGAAAATAAAGTCATTGCATATATTTCCATTACATAGCCATAGTCAAAAGGTTGGAATGTATGTACCCACAGCATAGTATTTATGGTAGTCTATTAAGTTCTATTAAGaactgctttttattattatgtttttggGGAATCAAATATCCTCcattaaaaatttgatttttttgtgtaTAGCTTTCACCCAAAACCAACATATTTTACATATCCCAATTTAGGAAACAGCTCTTAGATACTATGATTTGAACTGCAAAATGTTAGCTACCTTCCTTAACTAGTAAGCTAAAACTTATTATAATCAGACTTTCATTTAGCTAAAACATCAAAGCcataaaataaagcatatttaaatGCTTTCATACTGCTGTAAAATTTCATTTGTGAAAAATACCTGgggaaaacatcttttttttttcccctctaatgtTAAGTTTTGTATCTgagcaatattatttttattagttatcaTTGGCCAATATTATCCTTATGTTTACCTATACAGAAGCTATATATTCATACTAAGCAATTAAAACTATTTCCTGGGaggtgtgttctcttgggaaaatcACAAAATTTTCCTCTATTAAAGTACAGGAGGATTAAGAAGATACTGATTTTGTACTTTCATTTTGGTTATAAGAATATATGCCTTATTTTGAATACACAGATTCTAATAGAAAACACATCCTAATAGAAAACAGTTATTTCAAGTTGCACACTTATGAACACAGACACAACAATCCAAATTAAGTATATTTGTTCGTCATGTCTAATGAACTATAACAAGGCTAAAATTCAAAGCATACTAAATTATGCCTCAATGAAAACATCTTGGTAAAGtttcatcaaaataaatattacGTGCTGctgataaaaacattttatcaaaCAGAAATCTTTGTGTATGCAATTCAGAGTGCTAGAAGAAACATTTGATAAAgacttattaaaatatattagttttacttattttcaggGGAAATAAgataaagtaaattttaagtcAAAAGTATCaaaggtttggggttttttgctcccaaatattatttcatctaattaatttaaatttaatttatttaagtgGGAGATTAGAATATCATGACTATTTCTGAACAACCTTCTTCATAAAATGGGATTTTTGAGAGatagttgttttaaaatgtcttgatCCATGGTATTTAAAGTTCATTTAACTATATTTTCTCTCTGCACATATAAGGAAAGAACCAACACCAGGCCATGTACAGGTGAGAGGAAGTAGGTAAAACAGTACAAAATTTAGATAGTATGTTATGCAACTCTTGATAAAGTGGTAGATTAACCAGTCACAGTGCAATCAAGGCCATTCTGCTATTTGTCAGTTGTTTAGCAGCTTGATCTTTTAAATGGAAAACCATGTTGTTGGCTACAGGGTCAAAGGAGAAGTAATACTGGACACCTTGTCTCCTATTTTCCATGGTTTGAATatccaagtaaataaaaatagagtttttAAAATCCTGTTCCAATGTAGCCCTCTGAATTGTAGGAAgtgtggagaaaataaaatctacatttGTATAAACTTACCTTTAAAAATTGATTCATAGCATCTGATGGCATGGCAAACTTCACAACATTTAGTGGTTCAGCTTCTACTATAATATCAAAACTAGGGAGTGGAATATTTAAATTGGAGTGAAAGTTTAAGCTGGCAAGCTCCTTGATAACAGTGGGATTCTGGACCTcagagaaatcttttaaaaaaccagaTTCCTTGGCATCAAGGACATCCTTGAACTCAGTGGCATGTTTAAAACTAACAGAATCCATGGGGCCAGGATAATCTTTGAAACAGGGACCAAATCTGTAGTCATCAAAAATTGTATAACTCCTACCAAGCTTAGGTGGATTCAATTTAGATGTGGTCAACTTTTCAGGAGTAGAAATACAGTTAGTGCCAGCAACAAAAATTGAGGAGTTACTATAAACAATATTAGGAATAGCAGAACTGGAATTGATTTTCAATTTGGTCTCAGAGAGATTATTAGCATTGCTGGTACTAGAATGATGATGAGTGTTTATGATATGATAATTGGGGTTGATGACAAAGTTGGAGCTAATGATATGAGTAAATCTGGGCTCATGGTTAGTGTCTGAGGCACAGTTGGTATAAGTTGGGCTAATAGCACCAGTGCAACTAGTGCTGTAACTGGTGTCAGTGACATTGACAGTGCTAGAAGTAGAGCTGGGACTGGCAGCATAGCTATTTCTGGCCCTACAGTTGGGGTTATCTACAAAATTAGAACCTACTGCATGGGTAAATCCTGGGACATATTCAAGGTttgaaccacagtttgaaatagCTACATAGTTGTGGCCAGCAGCACTGATAGATTTTGTTTCATAGATGGAGTTAGCATCCTTGTTAGGACTGAAAGCAATATTGTGACTAGTAGCATTACTAAGCCTGGCATTATAGCTAGAATTAGGGTTTTTTTCAAGATCAGAGCTATTATTATTGGGACTAGGGCTATTATTGTTGAGGCCAGGGTTATTGTTGTTTAGGACAGGGCTATTATTGGGTCTAAGGCCATTAATGTTGGGGCCAGAGACACTGCTGCTGAGTCCAGGGCTGAAGGGATGCAGTCTTATATTTTGGGGTCCAGAACCATTGTTCTGGAGGTCAGATTCATTAATGTTAGGGCTAGGTGCATTTTTGGGGCCAAGTCCATTGTTGAGGCCAATGATACTGCTTGAATCAATGCTGAAGCCAGCACCCTTGCAGGAACCAGAAGTGCAGTCTGGGCCAGCTCCATTTTGGAGTCCAGAGGTGTAGTTGGGATTAGAGTCATTATTGGAGTCAGCAGTACACTCCTGATAAACATCAATATCTGGGACAAAGACATTTTGTGAATTGTTGGTGTGTTTGTCTTCCTCAAAATCAGTGTTACATTTGGAGTTAGCATCATTTTTAGTAGCACTATCAATGTTAGAGTCAGGTTCACTGCTGGATTCACTTCCACCGTTAGAGTCAGCATCACTGTTAGAATCAGCTCCACTTGTAGAGTCAGCATCACCACTGGGATCAGACTCATTGCTTGTGTCTGCATTATTTTCAGCATTACTATCTTTTGGATCAGTGTTATCAGGGTCAGACTTATCTTTGGGATCTTTCCTGTCTTTGGTATTGCTTTCATCTTCAGGGTCTGTTTCATCTTCAGGCTCTTTCTCATCTTCAGAATCTGTCTCATCTTCATGTTTTGCCTCATCTTTCAAAAGAGGCTTGTGTTTGGCCTTATCTTTGAGATTGCCAGTAATGACCAGTTTAGTCTCATCATCAGGATTGGCCTCATTTTCAAATTTGGCAGTAAGTTTAAACTTACCCTCGCTTTCAAGGCCAGCAGCGTTGCTGGTGTTGATGACATTGCCTGGGCCGGGGGTACTATGGTGGCTCATATTATTTTGAGGATTCATTGGAAAGGTATGAGTAACAGTAGAGCCCATGAGATTCTGGaaagctgagcaactttcacagtgTAAAAAAGAAGTTGAACCTAAAGAATATTTATAATCCTCCTGGTGGAAAGGGCAGCGGATGCCCACAGAATGCTCAGGATCCAAGGATCGAGATAAAGGGCTGTTCTGAGAACTCTTGTGGTGTCTAATAGATCTGGAACTCAGAGAATATTTAGAATCCAAGGGAACTTGGAGATGTAAAGGACAGTCAGGGTCTGAATCATCATCAAAATTAATGAGAcacttatgaaaagaaaaattattgatTTGTACAAAACATTTAGAACATAAAACAGCTCCAGTGTCTAAAGTGTATGTGTTATTTCTGTGAGTCTTGGGGCATACAGCAAACCAAAGGCTCATGGAAGTAGGGTGGCAGAGAGGCACTAAAAATTCAGAGATGTAACCCTGAGGATTTAGGAAATGAACAGGACTCATTTGAGACCTGGAACTCTGAAATCTCTGTAGGTATCTATAGTCTGTGTAACAACTCTTACAGACAGAAATTTTGTGGCTGGCATT from Bos mutus isolate GX-2022 chromosome X, NWIPB_WYAK_1.1, whole genome shotgun sequence encodes:
- the LOC106701126 gene encoding uncharacterized protein isoform X1 → MQGEDQNDKEMPTRFRRRSEHLEHAVDRVLVMISERRRARSLHGTYEQPPDNILTAAVEVINMVKMILNILESPPFDCMSEFSSLKNHLIKHITLLKHFSEQSDLSHEMESDMIDVCKGVTKIYHYIIALPPDLTELETQIAEVITPEKKSCNVQVPIALEPETVSFSMEHGPDYVSPTQHLSVPITATNSPIERIFHLQDVPLPNETVSNRFGYFSLESLCTQSNEGAVVMPHDEGTTSETEVSDTKVSDNSTSYFDYKNLQDLTIIESDAPLLTSGSESCVIDSDSDRGIGMDSDLEQHSKDSDSVTWGMDSDSENCPMDPDSQKHLLEAEKFHIASNLEQHLIGVEQCQLEFGPLKRCMNPDSEKSLADSDSEKYVMASYNERPRIDSDSKKYPIASASVKHVLKAEKCQMASDSIKCFMESEKRLMETEQHWLISASERYVVDSYIERDAVDSGSASGIYLMEEGKHQEKIRSERHIMHSNFEPCRMDSDSTRYELTSASVKCLMNANTFQLSTETERYYVDSWSVRHTMDLDSESLDMSSDSVNPIMKAEDCQRASELERFWMDLRYEYERYLPGSERQQLNFDCGRCWDSSIKYQHRSSRLQGSSGRCQDDLQKHWDKFVKHQIDSDSEKHRTDFENERYQNEFENGRHIHIMEVEQSLLHSEHERLQMNEKREEYFIKSDSEKEHKIVSDNERHDLDSEDEARRLGARKKANRPQGFWRPIFLSPPHSQRRETEEQHSVQQIDNKAVSRIQLVRYPSDDKIVRFKETSPTLSDKQDSQLKLMEKRSHNLFSNPNTFMNNKHHRNASHKISVCKSCYTDYRYLQRFQSSRSQMSPVHFLNPQGYISEFLVPLCHPTSMSLWFAVCPKTHRNNTYTLDTGAVLCSKCFVQINNFSFHKCLINFDDDSDPDCPLHLQVPLDSKYSLSSRSIRHHKSSQNSPLSRSLDPEHSVGIRCPFHQEDYKYSLGSTSFLHCESCSAFQNLMGSTVTHTFPMNPQNNMSHHSTPGPGNVINTSNAAGLESEGKFKLTAKFENEANPDDETKLVITGNLKDKAKHKPLLKDEAKHEDETDSEDEKEPEDETDPEDESNTKDRKDPKDKSDPDNTDPKDSNAENNADTSNESDPSGDADSTSGADSNSDADSNGGSESSSEPDSNIDSATKNDANSKCNTDFEEDKHTNNSQNVFVPDIDVYQECTADSNNDSNPNYTSGLQNGAGPDCTSGSCKGAGFSIDSSSIIGLNNGLGPKNAPSPNINESDLQNNGSGPQNIRLHPFSPGLSSSVSGPNINGLRPNNSPVLNNNNPGLNNNSPSPNNNSSDLEKNPNSSYNARLSNATSHNIAFSPNKDANSIYETKSISAAGHNYVAISNCGSNLEYVPGFTHAVGSNFVDNPNCRARNSYAASPSSTSSTVNVTDTSYSTSCTGAISPTYTNCASDTNHEPRFTHIISSNFVINPNYHIINTHHHSSTSNANNLSETKLKINSSSAIPNIVYSNSSIFVAGTNCISTPEKLTTSKLNPPKLGRSYTIFDDYRFGPCFKDYPGPMDSVSFKHATEFKDVLDAKESGFLKDFSEVQNPTVIKELASLNFHSNLNIPLPSFDIIVEAEPLNVVKFAMPSDAMNQFLKWKTCFLGIFSLRYSKIISYPKILPT
- the LOC106701126 gene encoding uncharacterized protein isoform X2; translation: MQGEDQNDKEMPTRFRRRSEHLEHAVDRVLVMISERRRARSLHGTYEQPPDNILTAAVEVINMVKMILNILESPPFDCMSEFSSLKNHLIKHITLLKHFSEQSDLSHEMESDMIDVCKGVTKIYHYIIALPPDLTELETQIAEVITPEKKSCNVQVPIALEPETVSFSMEHGPDYVSPTQHLSVPITATNSPIERIFHLQDVPLPNETVSNRFGYFSLESLCTQSNEGAVVMPHDEGTTSETEVSDTKVSDNSTSYFDYKNLQDLTIIESDAPLLTSGSESCVIDSDSDRGIGMDSDLEQHSKDSDSVTWGMDSDSENCPMDPDSQKHLLEAEKFHIASNLEQHLIGVEQCQLEFGPLKRCMNPDSEKSLADSDSEKYVMASYNERPRIDSDSKKYPIASASVKHVLKAEKCQMASDSIKCFMESEKRLMETEQHWLISASERYVVDSYIERDAVDSGSASGIYLMEEGKHQEKIRSERHIMHSNFEPCRMDSDSTRYELTSASVKCLMNANTFQLSTETERYYVDSWSVRHTMDLDSESLDMSSDSVNPIMKAEDCQRASELERFWMDLRYEYERYLPGSERQQLNFDCGRCWDSSIKYQHRSSRLQGSSGRCQDDLQKHWDKFVKHQIDSDSEKHRTDFENERYQNEFENGRHIHIMEVEQSLLHSEHERLQMNEKREEYFIKSDSEKEHKIVSDNERHDLDSEDEARRLGARKKANRPQGFWRPIFLSPPHSQRRETEEQHSVQQIDNKVSRIQLVRYPSDDKIVRFKETSPTLSDKQDSQLKLMEKRSHNLFSNPNTFMNNKHHRNASHKISVCKSCYTDYRYLQRFQSSRSQMSPVHFLNPQGYISEFLVPLCHPTSMSLWFAVCPKTHRNNTYTLDTGAVLCSKCFVQINNFSFHKCLINFDDDSDPDCPLHLQVPLDSKYSLSSRSIRHHKSSQNSPLSRSLDPEHSVGIRCPFHQEDYKYSLGSTSFLHCESCSAFQNLMGSTVTHTFPMNPQNNMSHHSTPGPGNVINTSNAAGLESEGKFKLTAKFENEANPDDETKLVITGNLKDKAKHKPLLKDEAKHEDETDSEDEKEPEDETDPEDESNTKDRKDPKDKSDPDNTDPKDSNAENNADTSNESDPSGDADSTSGADSNSDADSNGGSESSSEPDSNIDSATKNDANSKCNTDFEEDKHTNNSQNVFVPDIDVYQECTADSNNDSNPNYTSGLQNGAGPDCTSGSCKGAGFSIDSSSIIGLNNGLGPKNAPSPNINESDLQNNGSGPQNIRLHPFSPGLSSSVSGPNINGLRPNNSPVLNNNNPGLNNNSPSPNNNSSDLEKNPNSSYNARLSNATSHNIAFSPNKDANSIYETKSISAAGHNYVAISNCGSNLEYVPGFTHAVGSNFVDNPNCRARNSYAASPSSTSSTVNVTDTSYSTSCTGAISPTYTNCASDTNHEPRFTHIISSNFVINPNYHIINTHHHSSTSNANNLSETKLKINSSSAIPNIVYSNSSIFVAGTNCISTPEKLTTSKLNPPKLGRSYTIFDDYRFGPCFKDYPGPMDSVSFKHATEFKDVLDAKESGFLKDFSEVQNPTVIKELASLNFHSNLNIPLPSFDIIVEAEPLNVVKFAMPSDAMNQFLKWKTCFLGIFSLRYSKIISYPKILPT